A section of the Jannaschia sp. S6380 genome encodes:
- a CDS encoding MBL fold metallo-hydrolase — MKRRTLLGLAGMLGIGACATREVARGNPYYSGPISDHFDGTRFFNPGGAPPRGFTDLLRWHFGETGAEWPDSVAVTPTVPQTRVAGLRVTMVGHATVLVQAGGANILVDPVWSRRVSPFSFAGPARVTAPGIAFDDLPPIDAVLVSHNHYDHMDIATLRRLHARDRVPIVTPLGNDTILRGAIDGVNVRVGDWGDRVEVAGVAIRLLPCHHWSARGTRDRSFALWCSFAVETPAGRVLACGDTGYDSGRPYAAAARHGPYRLAIIPIGAYAPRWFMRHQHQNPEEAVAGFAACGAENALAAHWGTFQLTNEAREEPPERLALALRAADVEPDRFRALPPGGVWDVRA; from the coding sequence ATGAAGCGCCGCACCCTCCTCGGTCTCGCCGGAATGCTGGGCATCGGCGCCTGTGCCACGCGCGAGGTCGCGCGCGGCAACCCCTACTACAGCGGGCCGATCTCCGATCACTTCGACGGCACGCGGTTCTTCAATCCGGGTGGCGCCCCGCCCCGTGGCTTTACCGACCTCCTGCGCTGGCATTTCGGCGAGACCGGGGCCGAATGGCCCGACAGCGTTGCCGTCACGCCCACCGTGCCCCAAACCCGCGTCGCGGGGCTGCGCGTGACGATGGTCGGCCATGCCACGGTGCTGGTCCAGGCGGGCGGGGCGAACATCCTGGTCGATCCGGTCTGGTCACGCCGGGTCAGCCCGTTCAGCTTCGCCGGTCCCGCCCGCGTTACCGCGCCCGGCATCGCGTTCGACGACCTGCCGCCCATCGATGCGGTCCTCGTCAGCCACAATCACTACGACCACATGGACATCGCCACCCTGCGCCGCCTGCATGCGCGCGATCGCGTGCCGATCGTCACGCCGCTGGGCAACGACACGATCCTGCGGGGCGCGATCGACGGCGTCAACGTCCGCGTGGGCGACTGGGGCGACCGGGTGGAGGTCGCCGGCGTGGCGATCCGCCTGCTGCCCTGCCATCACTGGAGTGCGCGGGGCACGCGCGACCGGTCCTTCGCGCTGTGGTGCAGCTTCGCCGTCGAGACGCCGGCGGGGCGCGTCCTGGCCTGCGGCGACACCGGCTATGACAGCGGCCGTCCCTACGCGGCGGCAGCAAGGCACGGGCCTTACCGCCTGGCGATCATCCCGATCGGGGCCTACGCGCCCCGCTGGTTCATGCGCCATCAGCATCAGAACCCCGAGGAGGCGGTGGCCGGCTTCGCCGCCTGCGGTGCAGAGAACGCCCTGGCCGCGCATTGGGGCACGTTCCAGCTAACGAACGAGGCACGGGAGGAGCCGCCGGAACGCCTGGCCCTCGCCCTCCGTGCCGCGGATGTCGAACCCGACCGGTTCCGCGCCCTGCCCCCCGGCGGGGTCTGGGACGTTCGGGCCTAA
- the purE gene encoding 5-(carboxyamino)imidazole ribonucleotide mutase, translating into MTDAPPVGIIMGSNSDWPTMRESAGILDALGVAHEARIVSAHRTPDRLWDYGRTAAERGLRVIIAGAGGAAHLPGMMASKTRLPVIGVPVRTQALSGVDSLYSIVQMPRGFPVATMAIGAAGAANAGLMAAAILALGDADLAARLDRWRADLSAAIPEVPE; encoded by the coding sequence ATGACCGACGCCCCGCCGGTAGGCATCATCATGGGTTCCAACTCGGACTGGCCGACGATGCGCGAGTCGGCCGGTATCCTTGACGCACTCGGCGTGGCGCATGAGGCGCGGATCGTATCGGCGCACCGCACGCCCGACCGATTGTGGGACTACGGCCGCACGGCGGCCGAGCGGGGGCTGCGGGTCATCATCGCGGGCGCGGGCGGTGCGGCGCATCTGCCCGGCATGATGGCATCGAAGACCCGGCTGCCCGTGATCGGCGTGCCGGTGCGCACGCAGGCCCTGTCGGGCGTCGACAGCCTGTATTCCATCGTCCAGATGCCGCGCGGATTTCCGGTGGCGACGATGGCGATCGGCGCGGCGGGCGCGGCGAACGCGGGGCTGATGGCGGCGGCGATCCTGGCGTTGGGCGACGCGGATCTGGCCGCGCGGCTGGACCGGTGGCGGGCGGACCTGTCGGCGGCGATCCCCGAGGTGCCGGAATGA
- a CDS encoding response regulator, which produces MLDDCNVMLVEDEALLALDLSLTLEDAGARVAGPFATVESALSACEDVDCAVLDVDLWDQKVYPVADRLMASRKPFLFHTGSGDRETLMRRYGRDIRMVEKPARRAEIVAEVASLIAKACR; this is translated from the coding sequence ATGCTGGATGATTGCAACGTAATGTTGGTCGAGGACGAGGCGCTGCTGGCGCTGGATCTGTCCCTGACTCTGGAGGACGCGGGCGCGCGTGTCGCCGGGCCATTCGCCACGGTCGAAAGCGCGCTCTCCGCTTGCGAGGATGTCGACTGCGCCGTTCTGGACGTCGATCTCTGGGACCAGAAGGTCTATCCGGTGGCCGATCGATTGATGGCATCGCGGAAGCCGTTTCTGTTCCATACCGGAAGCGGCGACAGGGAAACCCTAATGCGCCGCTATGGCCGTGACATACGCATGGTGGAGAAGCCCGCGCGGCGCGCCGAGATCGTCGCCGAGGTGGCATCGCTCATAGCGAAAGCCTGCCGCTGA
- a CDS encoding GFA family protein: MRRAGSCLCGAVTFAVDGPMRPVVACHCGQCRRTTGNFVAATSAPRDALTVAGEVRWFRSSDEARRGFCPTCGSQLFWDGPGANLSIMAGALDGPTGLALAGHIFCADRGDWYDLPATERQVPGCDAKLTTKAGT, encoded by the coding sequence ATGAGGCGTGCCGGATCCTGCCTGTGCGGCGCGGTGACCTTCGCGGTGGACGGCCCGATGCGCCCGGTCGTCGCGTGCCATTGCGGACAATGCCGCAGGACCACGGGGAACTTCGTCGCCGCCACCTCCGCCCCGCGCGATGCGTTGACGGTCGCGGGCGAAGTCCGTTGGTTCCGGTCCAGCGACGAGGCCCGCCGGGGGTTCTGCCCGACCTGCGGCAGCCAGCTGTTCTGGGACGGACCCGGCGCGAACCTGTCGATCATGGCCGGCGCGCTGGACGGGCCCACGGGCCTGGCGCTGGCGGGCCATATCTTCTGCGCGGACAGGGGCGACTGGTACGACCTGCCCGCGACCGAACGGCAGGTGCCGGGCTGTGATGCCAAGCTGACGACGAAGGCGGGAACATGA
- the aroA gene encoding 3-phosphoshikimate 1-carboxyvinyltransferase — MSHGPATPLTARPGGPLTGTAHVPGDKSISHRSLILGAMAVGETRITGLLEGQDVLDTAAAMRAFGAQVARDGDAWVVHGAGVGGLMEPEDVIDCGNSGTGVRLLMGAAATHGFSVTYTGDASLRARPMARVTDPLALFGAVAHGRSGGRLPMTLVGAADPVPVRYVTPVASAQVKSAVLLAGLNAPGETVVIEREATRDHSERMLAGFGAQIETRETDEGREITLVGRPELRPQTIAVPRDPSSAAFPVCAALIVPGSDVLVPNIGLNPTRAGLFETLRDMGADLTYENPREEGGEPVADLRARFSPDMKGIEVPPDRAASMIDEYPVLSVVAACAGGTTVMRGVAELRVKECDRIDAMATGLRACGITVRDGDDWWEVDGRGPGGIAGGATVAVHLDHRIAMSFLVAGMAAQAAITVDDAGPIATSFPIFRNLMAGLGATLS; from the coding sequence ATGAGCCACGGCCCCGCAACCCCCCTGACGGCCCGTCCGGGCGGCCCGCTGACGGGCACCGCGCATGTGCCGGGCGACAAGTCGATCAGCCACCGGTCCCTGATCCTGGGCGCGATGGCGGTGGGCGAGACGCGGATCACCGGTCTGCTGGAGGGGCAGGACGTCCTGGATACCGCCGCCGCGATGCGGGCCTTCGGGGCGCAGGTCGCGCGCGACGGCGACGCCTGGGTCGTGCATGGCGCCGGTGTCGGCGGCCTGATGGAGCCGGAGGACGTGATCGATTGCGGCAATTCGGGCACTGGCGTGCGCCTGCTGATGGGGGCGGCGGCGACGCATGGGTTCTCGGTGACCTATACGGGTGACGCGTCGCTCCGCGCGCGGCCGATGGCGCGGGTGACGGACCCGCTGGCGCTGTTCGGCGCGGTGGCGCATGGACGCTCGGGCGGGCGCTTGCCGATGACCCTGGTGGGTGCCGCCGATCCGGTGCCGGTTCGGTACGTCACGCCGGTCGCGTCGGCGCAGGTGAAATCGGCGGTGCTGCTGGCCGGGTTGAACGCGCCGGGCGAGACCGTGGTAATCGAGCGCGAGGCGACGCGCGACCATTCGGAACGGATGCTGGCGGGGTTCGGCGCGCAGATCGAGACGCGCGAGACGGACGAGGGTCGGGAAATCACGCTGGTCGGCCGGCCCGAGCTGCGGCCCCAGACGATCGCCGTGCCGCGCGACCCGTCCTCGGCCGCGTTCCCCGTCTGTGCGGCGCTGATCGTGCCGGGATCGGACGTGCTGGTGCCGAATATCGGGCTGAATCCCACGCGGGCGGGCCTGTTCGAGACGCTGCGCGACATGGGCGCGGACCTGACCTACGAGAACCCGCGCGAGGAAGGGGGAGAACCCGTGGCCGACCTGCGCGCGCGCTTCTCGCCCGACATGAAGGGGATCGAGGTGCCGCCCGACCGGGCCGCCAGCATGATCGACGAATATCCGGTGCTTTCGGTCGTGGCCGCCTGCGCCGGGGGGACGACCGTGATGCGCGGCGTGGCCGAATTGCGCGTCAAGGAATGCGACCGCATCGACGCGATGGCCACGGGGCTGCGCGCCTGCGGGATCACCGTGCGCGACGGCGACGATTGGTGGGAGGTCGACGGGCGCGGCCCCGGCGGCATTGCCGGTGGCGCCACGGTGGCGGTGCATCTGGACCACCGGATCGCGATGAGTTTCCTCGTGGCCGGAATGGCGGCGCAGGCGGCGATCACCGTCGACGATGCCGGGCCGATCGCGACGTCATTCCCGATCTTCCGCAACCTGATGGCGGGGCTGGGCGCGACCCTGTCCTGA
- a CDS encoding bifunctional sulfate adenylyltransferase/adenylylsulfate kinase, which translates to MPSAIPNLAPIPELYVSYDSAQKLKREAADLASWDMTPRQICDLELLMSGGFNPLKGFLGKDDYEGVVEKMRLADGTLWPMPITLDVSEEFAGTLEEGQDIALRDQEGVILAMLSVTDIYRPDKAREAEMVFGADDLAHPAVNYLHNTAGPVYVGGAITGIQPPVHYDFRARRDTPNELRAYFRKLGWRRIVAFQTRNPLHRAHQELTFRAAREAQANLLIHPVVGMTKPGDVDHFTRVRCYEAVLDKYPQATTTMSLLNLAMRMAGPREAVWHGLIRRNHGCTHMIVGRDHAGPGKNSAGEDFYGPYDAQDLFREHQDEIGCEMVDFKHMVYVQERAQYEPNDEIEDRENVTILNISGTELRRRLREGLEIPDWFSFPEVVKELRRTSPPRSQQGFTVFFTGLSGSGKSTIANAIMVKLMEMGGRPVTLLDGDVVRKHLSSELGFSKEHRDINIKRIGYVASEITKNGGLAICAPIAPYTSTRRAVREMVEAYGAFVEVHVATSVEECERRDRKGLYKLAREGKIKEFTGISDPYEAPTNAELVVDTEGHEVDTCAQQVLLKLEGMGLISG; encoded by the coding sequence ATGCCCAGCGCCATTCCCAACCTCGCCCCCATTCCCGAGCTATACGTGAGTTACGACAGTGCCCAGAAGCTGAAACGCGAGGCGGCGGATCTGGCGAGCTGGGACATGACGCCCCGGCAGATCTGCGACCTTGAGTTGCTGATGAGCGGTGGGTTCAACCCGCTGAAGGGGTTCCTGGGCAAGGACGACTACGAAGGCGTGGTCGAGAAGATGCGCCTGGCGGACGGGACGCTCTGGCCGATGCCGATCACGCTGGACGTCTCCGAGGAGTTCGCCGGCACGCTGGAGGAGGGGCAGGACATCGCGCTGCGCGACCAGGAAGGCGTGATCCTGGCGATGCTGTCGGTGACCGACATCTACCGCCCCGACAAGGCGCGCGAGGCCGAGATGGTGTTCGGCGCCGACGACCTGGCGCATCCCGCGGTGAACTATCTGCACAACACGGCCGGTCCGGTCTATGTCGGGGGCGCGATCACCGGGATCCAGCCGCCGGTGCATTACGATTTCCGCGCGCGCCGCGATACGCCCAACGAACTGCGCGCATATTTCCGCAAGCTGGGCTGGCGCCGGATCGTGGCGTTCCAGACGCGCAACCCGCTGCACCGCGCGCATCAGGAGTTGACCTTCCGCGCCGCGCGCGAGGCGCAGGCGAACCTGCTGATCCACCCCGTCGTCGGCATGACCAAGCCGGGCGACGTCGATCACTTCACCCGCGTGCGCTGCTACGAGGCGGTGCTGGACAAGTATCCGCAGGCGACCACGACGATGTCGCTGCTGAACCTGGCGATGCGCATGGCCGGCCCGCGCGAGGCGGTGTGGCACGGCCTGATCCGCCGCAACCACGGCTGCACGCACATGATCGTCGGCCGCGACCACGCGGGCCCCGGCAAGAATTCAGCCGGCGAGGATTTCTACGGCCCCTACGACGCGCAGGACCTGTTCCGCGAACACCAGGACGAGATCGGCTGCGAGATGGTCGACTTCAAGCACATGGTCTATGTGCAGGAGCGCGCCCAGTACGAGCCCAACGACGAGATCGAGGATCGTGAGAACGTCACCATCCTGAACATCTCGGGCACCGAGCTTCGCCGCCGTCTGCGCGAGGGGCTGGAGATCCCGGATTGGTTCTCCTTCCCCGAGGTGGTCAAGGAGTTGCGCCGCACCTCGCCGCCGCGGTCGCAGCAGGGGTTCACGGTGTTCTTCACCGGGCTGTCGGGTTCGGGCAAGTCGACCATCGCCAACGCGATCATGGTCAAGCTGATGGAGATGGGCGGCCGTCCGGTCACGCTTCTGGACGGGGACGTGGTGCGCAAGCATCTGTCGAGCGAGCTTGGTTTTTCCAAGGAACACCGCGACATCAACATCAAGCGCATCGGCTATGTCGCGTCCGAGATCACCAAGAACGGCGGTCTGGCCATCTGCGCGCCGATCGCGCCCTACACTTCGACCCGCCGGGCCGTCCGCGAGATGGTCGAGGCCTATGGCGCCTTCGTCGAGGTCCACGTGGCCACCAGCGTCGAGGAGTGCGAACGTCGCGACCGCAAGGGCCTGTACAAGCTGGCGCGTGAAGGCAAGATCAAGGAATTTACCGGCATCTCCGACCCCTACGAGGCGCCGACCAATGCCGAGCTGGTCGTCGATACCGAAGGCCATGAGGTCGATACCTGTGCCCAGCAGGTCCTGCTGAAGCTGGAGGGCATGGGTCTGATTTCCGGCTGA
- a CDS encoding d(CMP) kinase codes for MIFTVAIDGPAAAGKGTISRAVAGHFGFGHLDTGLLYRAVGAKVLAGAEARAAARSLVPDDLQGDTLRTQAVADAASQVAVDPEVRAALTSFQRRFARAEGGAVLDGRDICTVICPDAEVKLYVTASPEVRAERRYQELVARGTDVSRDEVLDDVRARDARDMARASAPLVAAPDAIVIDTSEMDVGQAVQAAIDEVARVLGPRGG; via the coding sequence ATGATCTTTACCGTGGCGATCGACGGGCCGGCGGCGGCCGGCAAGGGCACGATCAGCCGGGCGGTGGCCGGGCATTTCGGCTTCGGTCATCTGGATACGGGGCTTCTCTACCGGGCGGTCGGGGCCAAGGTGCTGGCCGGGGCCGAGGCGCGGGCGGCGGCGCGCAGCCTCGTGCCCGACGACCTGCAGGGCGATACGTTGCGTACGCAGGCCGTGGCGGATGCGGCCAGCCAAGTCGCCGTCGACCCGGAGGTGCGCGCGGCGCTGACATCGTTCCAGCGGCGGTTCGCCCGCGCCGAGGGCGGGGCCGTCCTGGACGGGCGGGACATCTGCACCGTGATCTGCCCGGATGCGGAGGTGAAGCTTTACGTCACCGCCTCGCCCGAGGTTCGGGCCGAACGCCGGTATCAGGAACTCGTCGCCCGTGGAACGGACGTGTCGCGGGACGAGGTGCTGGACGATGTGCGCGCCCGCGATGCCCGCGACATGGCGCGGGCCTCCGCCCCGCTGGTCGCGGCGCCCGATGCCATCGTCATCGACACGTCCGAGATGGATGTGGGCCAGGCCGTCCAGGCCGCCATTGACGAGGTCGCGCGCGTCCTGGGCCCGCGCGGCGGCTGA
- a CDS encoding DUF1150 family protein codes for MPQHIDFETVGGSLVYIRKVDVEDLPDAVQEEAREGGLDELYALHRADGEQVALVGDRSLAFNLARQNDLHPVSVH; via the coding sequence ATGCCACAGCATATCGACTTCGAAACGGTCGGCGGGTCGCTGGTCTATATCCGCAAGGTGGATGTCGAGGATCTGCCCGATGCGGTGCAGGAGGAGGCGCGCGAAGGGGGGCTGGACGAACTCTACGCCCTGCACCGCGCCGATGGTGAACAGGTCGCCCTGGTCGGCGACCGCAGCCTGGCCTTCAATCTTGCGCGGCAGAACGACCTGCACCCCGTCAGCGTCCACTGA
- a CDS encoding DUF465 domain-containing protein, protein MRLEVLRQDHRDLDTAIRAIEDSRNPDLLVIKRLKKQKLSLKDRIARIEDELTPDIIA, encoded by the coding sequence ATGCGCCTGGAGGTTCTGCGGCAGGATCACCGCGACCTCGACACCGCGATCCGCGCCATCGAGGATAGCCGGAACCCCGACCTGCTGGTGATAAAGCGGCTCAAGAAGCAGAAGCTCTCGCTGAAGGACCGCATCGCGCGGATCGAGGACGAGCTGACCCCCGACATCATCGCCTGA
- a CDS encoding 5-(carboxyamino)imidazole ribonucleotide synthase, protein MMGALPPGATIGILGGGQLGRMLAVAASRLGYGTHVFEPGAAPAGQVAGVVTQASYEDIAALEGFARACDVVTYEFENVPANALDLLGALVPIRPGLQALAVSQDRLTEKTFLDGLGLSVAPFRDVPDLTVLEAALMALGTPAILKTRRLGYDGKGQVRLDAPGQAQAAFAEMGGQDAILEGFVAFSREISVIAARGLSGEVVCFDPGENVHEAGILRTTTVPAAIPGSLRADAALLAGRILNALDYVGVMGVELFVTADGLVVNEIAPRVHNSGHWTQAGCAVDQFEQHIRAVAGLPLGNGRRHADVVMENLIGDDMDKLPALLASPDTQIHLYGKAETRPGRKMGHINRIVR, encoded by the coding sequence ATGATGGGCGCGCTGCCGCCGGGCGCCACCATCGGCATCCTCGGCGGGGGACAGCTGGGGCGGATGCTGGCGGTCGCGGCCAGCCGGCTGGGCTATGGCACGCATGTCTTCGAGCCCGGCGCGGCGCCGGCGGGGCAGGTCGCGGGTGTGGTCACGCAGGCCAGCTACGAGGACATCGCCGCGCTGGAGGGCTTCGCGCGGGCCTGCGACGTGGTGACCTACGAGTTCGAGAACGTGCCGGCCAACGCGTTGGACCTGCTGGGCGCCCTGGTGCCGATCCGCCCCGGATTGCAGGCGCTGGCCGTCAGCCAGGATCGTTTGACGGAAAAGACGTTCCTGGACGGCCTCGGCCTTTCGGTCGCGCCTTTCCGCGACGTGCCCGACCTGACGGTGCTGGAGGCGGCGCTGATGGCGCTGGGCACGCCCGCGATCCTCAAGACGCGACGGCTGGGCTATGACGGCAAGGGCCAGGTCCGGCTGGACGCGCCCGGCCAGGCGCAGGCCGCGTTCGCCGAGATGGGCGGGCAGGATGCCATTCTGGAAGGGTTCGTGGCGTTCAGCCGCGAGATCAGCGTGATCGCCGCGCGCGGCCTGTCCGGCGAGGTGGTCTGCTTCGACCCGGGCGAGAACGTCCACGAAGCGGGGATCCTGCGAACGACGACGGTGCCCGCCGCCATTCCCGGCAGCCTGCGCGCGGATGCGGCCCTGCTGGCCGGGCGGATCCTGAACGCGCTGGACTATGTCGGCGTGATGGGGGTGGAATTGTTCGTGACCGCGGACGGCCTCGTCGTGAACGAGATCGCGCCCCGCGTGCACAATTCGGGCCACTGGACGCAGGCCGGATGCGCCGTCGACCAGTTCGAGCAGCACATTCGCGCCGTCGCGGGTCTGCCGTTGGGCAACGGACGGCGCCATGCGGATGTGGTGATGGAGAACCTCATCGGGGACGACATGGACAAGCTGCCCGCGCTGCTGGCGTCACCGGACACGCAGATCCACCTCTATGGGAAGGCCGAGACCCGACCGGGCCGAAAGATGGGCCATATCAACCGCATCGTTCGCTGA
- a CDS encoding Hsp20 family protein has product MTKPTFGTHPFLLGFDELERLVERTVRTGNDGYPPYNIEQTGEAGFRITLAVAGFAEADLSITLEDRQLVIRGRSQDDDARVYLHRGIAARQFQRAFVLADGVEVSGATLEHGLLHVDLQRSAPENVVKTIRIETGAQSDARTSRKE; this is encoded by the coding sequence ATGACCAAGCCGACCTTCGGCACACATCCCTTCCTGCTGGGCTTCGATGAGCTGGAGCGTCTGGTGGAACGCACCGTTCGCACCGGCAACGACGGCTATCCGCCCTACAACATCGAACAGACCGGCGAGGCGGGGTTCCGCATCACGCTGGCCGTCGCCGGCTTCGCCGAGGCCGATCTGTCCATCACGCTGGAGGATCGCCAACTGGTGATCCGCGGCCGGTCGCAGGACGACGACGCCCGCGTGTACCTGCATCGGGGCATTGCCGCGCGTCAGTTCCAGCGCGCCTTCGTGCTGGCCGACGGGGTCGAGGTGTCGGGTGCGACACTTGAACACGGCCTTTTGCATGTCGACCTGCAACGATCCGCGCCGGAGAACGTTGTCAAGACGATCCGCATCGAAACCGGCGCCCAGTCGGACGCCCGAACCTCTCGGAAGGAATGA
- a CDS encoding GFA family protein — MTRTGGCLCGQVRYEIDHELGPVTACHCTQCRKQTGHYAAATPAPWDSIALRGEVTWYRSSPMARRGFCGTCGSYLFWEEGDGLAYVMAGSLDLPTGLRMDAHIFYADRGDYYRAGDGLPCFAAGRSGAEVPA; from the coding sequence ATGACCCGGACCGGAGGCTGCCTTTGCGGGCAGGTGCGATACGAGATCGACCACGAGCTGGGTCCGGTCACGGCCTGCCACTGCACCCAGTGCCGCAAGCAGACCGGCCATTACGCCGCCGCCACGCCCGCGCCGTGGGACAGCATCGCGCTTCGGGGCGAGGTGACGTGGTACCGCTCCAGCCCGATGGCGCGGCGCGGGTTCTGCGGCACCTGCGGCAGCTATCTGTTCTGGGAGGAGGGCGACGGGCTGGCCTATGTCATGGCGGGTTCGCTGGATTTGCCGACCGGCCTGCGGATGGACGCGCATATCTTCTATGCCGACCGGGGCGACTATTACCGTGCGGGCGACGGGCTGCCGTGTTTCGCGGCCGGTCGATCCGGTGCCGAGGTGCCGGCATGA
- a CDS encoding AAA family ATPase, translated as MRRVMIIGQPGSGKSTLARAMGEITHLPVVHMDRIQWRPGWVETDRAERTERTLAIHRRPTWIFEGGHSQTWPDRLAHADTLIWLDLGIGLRLRRVTLRSLRWLGRTRPDIQDACPERISPGFYRYIWRTRHSSRARMRATFDDAGPDVARHHLQSPRAVATYLDALRRAVAVGNLGIPHR; from the coding sequence ATGCGGCGCGTCATGATCATCGGCCAGCCCGGTTCGGGCAAGTCCACCCTCGCCCGCGCGATGGGCGAGATCACGCATCTGCCGGTCGTGCACATGGATCGGATCCAGTGGCGCCCCGGCTGGGTCGAGACCGACCGGGCGGAGCGGACCGAACGCACGCTGGCCATCCACCGCCGCCCGACCTGGATCTTCGAGGGCGGCCATTCGCAGACCTGGCCCGACCGGCTGGCCCATGCGGACACGCTGATCTGGCTGGACCTGGGCATCGGTCTGCGGCTTCGTCGGGTCACGCTGCGGTCGTTGCGTTGGCTGGGGCGGACACGGCCCGACATTCAGGACGCCTGCCCCGAACGCATCTCGCCCGGGTTCTACCGCTACATCTGGCGCACGCGCCACAGCTCGCGGGCGCGGATGCGGGCGACCTTCGACGATGCCGGCCCTGATGTCGCGCGCCATCACCTGCAAAGCCCCCGCGCGGTCGCGACCTACCTCGACGCGCTGCGGCGGGCGGTGGCGGTTGGCAACCTCGGCATTCCGCACCGCTGA
- a CDS encoding tRNA (guanine(46)-N(7))-methyltransferase TrmB — translation MTERPHRNFYGRIKGKHLKASHQGYLDADLTALSPGPVGWDENPDRRPLDLDALFGGRDVWLEIGFGGGEHMVHQANLNPDVGIIGAEPYINGVAMLLGKLRRAGADNVRIHPGDVRDLFDVLPARSISKAFLLYPDPWPKTRHHRRRFVTGEHLVPLAAALRPGAEFRVATDIPDYVRQTLQEVPRHGFTWMAEGPSDWRDPWSDWTRTRYETKAIREGRVPHYLTFRRD, via the coding sequence ATGACCGAACGACCGCATCGCAATTTCTATGGCCGCATCAAGGGCAAGCACCTTAAGGCGTCGCACCAGGGTTATCTCGACGCCGATCTGACGGCGCTGTCGCCCGGCCCGGTTGGTTGGGACGAAAATCCCGACCGGCGGCCGCTGGACCTCGATGCGCTGTTCGGCGGGCGCGACGTCTGGCTGGAGATCGGGTTCGGCGGCGGCGAACACATGGTGCACCAGGCCAACCTGAACCCCGATGTCGGTATCATCGGGGCGGAGCCTTACATCAACGGGGTCGCCATGCTGCTGGGCAAGTTGCGCCGGGCCGGGGCCGACAATGTGCGCATCCATCCAGGCGACGTGCGCGACCTGTTCGACGTGCTGCCGGCGCGCAGCATCTCGAAGGCGTTCCTGCTCTATCCCGATCCATGGCCGAAGACGCGCCACCATCGGCGGCGTTTCGTGACCGGGGAGCACTTGGTGCCGCTGGCCGCCGCCCTGCGACCGGGGGCGGAGTTCCGGGTGGCGACGGACATCCCCGATTATGTCCGCCAGACCCTGCAGGAGGTGCCACGCCACGGTTTCACCTGGATGGCTGAGGGGCCTTCGGACTGGCGCGACCCTTGGTCCGACTGGACGCGCACCCGCTATGAGACCAAGGCGATCCGCGAGGGGCGGGTGCCGCATTACCTGACGTTCCGCCGCGACTGA
- a CDS encoding DUF1203 domain-containing protein, which yields MTFQVHPLPYAPFADLFDRSDAELATIGARRKVVAESAGTPCRVSLIDAEPGETVILTNHAHLPDRSPYRATHAIYVRHNAEALHPAPGTLPPVMRNRTLSIRAFDADHMMRGAGIAEGAAVAPLLDRMLADPDIAYIHVHFAAAGCFSARVTRA from the coding sequence ATGACGTTTCAGGTTCATCCCCTGCCCTATGCCCCCTTCGCCGACCTGTTCGATCGCAGCGATGCCGAACTGGCGACCATCGGCGCGCGGCGCAAGGTCGTGGCGGAAAGCGCCGGCACACCTTGCCGCGTCAGCCTGATCGACGCGGAACCGGGCGAGACGGTGATCCTGACGAACCACGCGCATCTACCCGACCGCTCGCCCTACCGCGCCACCCATGCGATCTATGTCCGCCACAACGCCGAAGCCCTGCATCCCGCCCCGGGCACGCTGCCACCGGTCATGCGGAACAGGACGCTCTCGATCCGCGCCTTTGACGCGGATCACATGATGCGCGGGGCCGGGATCGCGGAAGGCGCGGCCGTCGCACCGCTTCTCGACCGGATGCTCGCCGATCCCGACATCGCCTATATCCATGTCCATTTCGCCGCGGCCGGCTGCTTCTCCGCCCGCGTCACGCGCGCCTGA